The Episyrphus balteatus chromosome 4, idEpiBalt1.1, whole genome shotgun sequence genome includes a window with the following:
- the LOC129919330 gene encoding uncharacterized protein LOC129919330: protein MPITEAPSENFESSPESSHSGDVPPPPANPEIPAPFLNVNPNPNVEQIFLRRSLSNISLDIAEIEEDDNYPGRAYLLPVVLPNVTEPTLDELLRRVTGRHDIQNVDSVKLRVISYMVSLCRLSLFMPRLVHLDLSGSVLNSLRDLGCGLIHLTHLNVSNCGLSSVDGTSCIPTIEVLIADGNMIQLVGPLSTLVMLKKLSLKNNRISDLGMLTFLGMCTNLIDVELQGNPVTNYILYRRTLQRNLPSLELLDGQPFTDDNEMVDGAVVTFGGDDTTDAESSLSDEIYSEGSNSLVSIASATLDERPSTSGGICNVAIIKPDQRPMSSSGTSFQRSSSLQGNPVVGTVLGIARMRKRSQQSAWGSSTSSSSSSSSLDANRVFPNRLPQTILPPLLRNPSQESNRASFSGSDESYSSLQEIARRWREEISGNNVPIQKRENEEK from the exons atGCCAATAACTGAGGCACCAtcagaaaattttgaaagttcACCAGAATCATCACACTCTGGTGATGTCCCGCCGCCGCCGGCAAACCCAGAAATTCCAGCCCCATTTTTAAATGTCAATCCAAATCCAAATGTTGAACAAATTTTCCTTCGTCGTTCGTTAAGTAACATTTCATTGGACATTGCTGAAATCGAAGAAGATGACAACTATCCAGGTCGGGCATATTTGTTGCCTGTTGTTTTGCCCAATGTCACTGAGCCAACACTTGATGAACTTTTG AGACGTGTAACTGGCCGTCATGATATCCAAAATGTTGACAGCGTTAAATTACGTGTCATCTCGTACATGGTCAGCTTGTGTAGACTTTCATTGTTTATGCCTCGATTGGTACATTTAGATCTCAGTGGAAGTGTTTTGAATTCCTTGAGAGATCTTGGATGTGGACTTATTCATTTGACACATTTAAATGTCAGTAATTGTGGACTGAGTAGTGTTGACGGGACAAGTTGTATTCCAACAATTGAAGTACTTATTGCCGATGGAAATATGATTCAGTTAGTTGGTCCATTGTCAACGCTGGTGATGTTAAAAAAGCTCAGTTTGAAGAATAATCGAATAAGTGATTTGGGAATGTTGACGTTTCTTGGAATGTGCACAAATTTGATTGATGTAGAGTTACAGGGTAATCCTGtgacaaattatattttgtatcgCAGAACATTGCAAAGGAATCTACCTTCGTTGGAGCTTTTGGACGGACAGCCATTTACAGATGATAATGAGATGGTAGATGGCGCTGTTGTAACTTTCGGTGGAGATGATACAACAGATGCTGAATCATCATTATCAGATGAGATCTATTCGGAAGGTTCGAATAGCTTGGTGAGCATTGCCTCTGCGACGTTAGATGAACGACCATCAACAAGTGGAGGCATTTGTAATGTCGCAATTATAAAGCCAGATCAACGTCCAATGTCAA GTTCTGGTACATCGTTCCAAAGATCTTCTTCCCTTCAGGGAAATCCTGTTGTTGGAACAGTTTTGGGTATTGCACGAATGAGAAAAAGAAGTCAACAATCAGCTTGGGGATCATCTACAAGTTCATCGTCTTCTTCAAGTAGCTTGGATGCAAACAGAGTATTCCCAAATAGATTGCCACAGACTATTCTACCTCCACTTTTACGCAATCCAAGTCAGGAGAGCAATAGAGCCAGTTTTTCAGGTTCAGATGAAAGTTATTCAAGTTTGCAGGAAATTGCAAGGAGATGGAGAGAAGAGATAAGCGGAAATAATGTTCCTATTCAAAAGCGAGAGAATGAAGAAAAGtaa